A single Thunnus thynnus chromosome 6, fThuThy2.1, whole genome shotgun sequence DNA region contains:
- the LOC137184798 gene encoding protein kinase C and casein kinase substrate in neurons protein 1-like, producing MSVSYDETAGADDTMDSFWEVGNYKRAVKRFDDGHRLCNDLMSCLQERAKIEKAYGDQLTAWSKRWRQLIEKGPQYGSVERAWLAVMTEAEKVSELHQDVKNNLTNDDVEKVKNWQKEAYHKQMIGGFKEAKEAEEGFKKAQKPWAKKLKEMETAKKGYHMACKEEKLAAAREANGKTEASVTPDQQKKLHEKVDKCKQDMQKAKEKYEKSLDELNKCTPQYMESMEQVFDQCQQHEVKRLTFLKEALLDIKRHLNLTENQSYSTIYRELERTVLAANTQEDLKWFSNNHGPGMHMNWPAFEEYNPDQASAPPKKKKPDGAPPTPSTDHVAPPGDRSSVSSYDKNQAYSTEWSDDEQPATYSGNENGGNGNSFEDDSSTGKGVRVRALYDYEGQEQDELTFKAGDELTKTEDEDEQGWCRGRLDNGREGLYPANYVEPV from the exons GTGGGGAACTACAAGCGTGCTGTCAAGAGATTTGATGACGGCCATCGGCTCTGCAATGACCTTATGAGCTGCCTGCAGGAACGTGCCAAGATAGAAAAAGCCTACGGTGATCAGCTAACTGCCTGGTCCAAGAGATGGAGACAGCTCATTGAGAAAG GCCCGCAGTACGGCTCTGTGGAGAGAGCCTGGTTGGCTGTGATGACTGAGGCAGAGAAGGTGAGTGAGCTGCACCAAGACGTGAAGAACAACCTGACGAACGATGATGTCGAGAAAGTGAAGAACTGGCAGAAGGAAGCGTATCACAAGCAGATGATCGGAGGGTTCAAGGAGGCCAAGGAGGCGGAGGAAGGCTTCAAGAAGGCCCAGAAACCGTGGGCCAAAAAGCTCAAGGAG ATGGAGACCGCTAAGAAAGGATACCACATGGCCTGCAAGGAGGAGAAACTGGCAGCAGCCCGAGAGGCCAACGGCAAGACTGAGGCTTCTGTCACACCAGACCAGCAGAAGAAACTCCACGAGAAAGTGGACAAATGCAAACAGGATATGCAGAAG GCTAAAGAGAAGTATGAGAAGTCTCTGGACGAGCTGAACAAATGCACCCCGCAGTACATGGAGAGCATGGAGCAGGTGTTTGACCAGTGCCAGCAGCATGAAGTCAAGAGGCTGACCTTCCTCAAGGAAGCCTTGCTGGACATCAAACGCCATCTTAACCTCACTGAGAACCAAAG CTATTCCACAATATACAGAGAACTAGAGCGCACGGTCCtggctgcaaacacacaagaggACCTGAAGTGGTTCAGCAACAACCACGGCCCTGGGATGCATATGAACTGGCCTGCGTTTGAG GAATACAACCCAGACCAGGCCAGCGCTCctccaaagaagaagaaaccagaCGGAGCCCCACCCACTCCGAGCACCGACCATGTGGCTCCACCTGGTGACCGCAGCAG cgTGAGCAGCTACGATAAGAACCAAGCTTACTCGACTGAGTGGTCTGATGATGAGCAGCCCGCTACGTACTCCGGCAACGAAAACGGTGGAAACGGGAACTCGTTCGAGGATGATTCTAGCACTGGGAAAGGGGTCCGCGTGCGAGCTCTCTATGACTATGAAGGCCAGGAACAAGATGAGCTCACCTTCAAAGCAG GTGATGAACTGACCAAgactgaggatgaagatgagcaAGGCTGGTGTAGAGGTCGTTTGGACAACGGCCGAGAGGGACTGTACCCGGCCAATTACGTCGAGCCAGTCTAG